A window of Maioricimonas rarisocia genomic DNA:
ATGATCTGGCATTCAGCACACCTTCTGCGAACAGCCCTGCTCTTCGCCGCGACGTGCCTTCTCCTGCCTCTGAACGGTTCGGCGGCCGAACTTTCCGATCTGGTTGGCGGCGAACTGACGAAAGTCGTCGGCGACTGCCGCTTCACCGAAGGCCCCGCGTGGCATCCGGACGGCTATCTGCTCTTCAGTGACATCCCCAACGAGCGGATCATTAAGGTGAATCCTGACGGCTCGTCCAGTGACTGGATGAAGCCTTCCGGCGGCGCCAACGGGCTGATGTGCGATCGGGGTGGCAACGTCTATGCCTGCCAGGGAGGTGAGCAGCAGGTCGCGCTGCTGAGGGCCGGCAAGGATGGCAACGGGCAACTCGTCTCGGTGCTGGCCACGAAGTATGACGGCAAGACTCTGAACAAGCCGAACGATCTCGCCCTGGATTCGGTCGGCGGACTCTACTTCACCGATCCCTTCTACTCGCAGGGGGAACCGCCCCAGCCGGTCGAAGGCGTCTACTACATCTCGAAGACCGGCGAAGTCACCCGTGTCGTCGACGGACTCCCCCGGCCGAACGGCGTGCTCGTCTCGCCCGATGGTGCTCATCTCTATGTGGCGAACATCAACGAGCGGCAGGTCGTCCGCTACCCGATCGAAGAGGCGGGCAAGCTTGGCGAGAAAGAGGTGCTCTTCACCGGAGAAGAGGAACTGGACGGCCGCGGCCCGGACGGCATGGCTTTCGATGAAAACGGGACGCTGTACGCGACCTACAAGAAGCTGGTGGTGCTTTCGTACGAAGGCGAACTGATCGGCCGCATCGACGTTCCCGAAAAGCCGGCCAACTGCGCCTTTGGTGGAACGGACAATCGGACGCTCTTCGTCACCGCACG
This region includes:
- a CDS encoding SMP-30/gluconolactonase/LRE family protein; translation: MIWHSAHLLRTALLFAATCLLLPLNGSAAELSDLVGGELTKVVGDCRFTEGPAWHPDGYLLFSDIPNERIIKVNPDGSSSDWMKPSGGANGLMCDRGGNVYACQGGEQQVALLRAGKDGNGQLVSVLATKYDGKTLNKPNDLALDSVGGLYFTDPFYSQGEPPQPVEGVYYISKTGEVTRVVDGLPRPNGVLVSPDGAHLYVANINERQVVRYPIEEAGKLGEKEVLFTGEEELDGRGPDGMAFDENGTLYATYKKLVVLSYEGELIGRIDVPEKPANCAFGGTDNRTLFVTARTSLYSMPMKVAGMALQASGPAAGSAKPASGKTREVKAEKLTLQVPESWEQQEPSNNLRLAQFAIPPVEGDDEGAELVVFPPFGGSIPQNIQRWIGQFESEGLRTKMTKGSTEQGDYVLVDLQGTYKKPDGPPFLRRTKPAPNYRMMAVIFSAKAGGNYFLKVTGPKATVEANTDAFRTTFGGNAADETDYEL